AGGGCATCAACCGTTCCGCCTGCCCACGAGTCATCGCCTCGGCGTGCGATGCGATAATCTTGCCCTCTCGCAGCAAAGCGGCCGCGCAATGCGCGGCCGATGTATCGAATGCTAAAATCGTCGGTTCAGACGGCAACAGGGCGAACCTCGGTCACTTCGGGGATATAGTGACGCAACAGGTTCTCGATCCCCATTTTCAGCGTTAGGGTCGAGGACGGACAGCCCGCGCAGGCTCCCTGCATGTGCAGATAAACAACGCCGCGGTCGAAGCCGTGGAAGGTGATGTCACCGCCGTCCTGAGCCACAGCAGGACGCACGCGGCTATCCAGCAGATCTTTGATCTGGTTGACAATCTCTGCATCTTCGCCGGTGTGTTCAGCGTGGCCCGAGGCGGTCTCTGCGCCTGCGCCCATAACCGGTTGGCCGGACTGGTAATGCTCCATCACAGCGCCGAGAATTGCGGGCTTGATGTGATCCCACTGCACGTCATCAGATTTGGTTACCGTGACAAAATCGTTGCCGAAGAACACGCCTGTTACGCCGTTTACACCGAATATGCGTTTGGCGAGCGGAGATTTTTCTGCAGCGTCGACGCTTGGAAAATCAGCGGTGCCTGCTTCCAGAACCGTCTGGCCGGGTAGGAATTTTAGTGTGGCCGGGTTGGGTGTGGATTCGGTTTGAATGAACATGGCGCGGCTCCGTCTAAGATGCACTTGATATGCGCGTCCGTGCGGGGGAAGTCAAGATTTGGAACCGTTCTAAATTGCGGCGGAGTAAGAAATCGCATCATCCAGACGATCATCACCCCAGAATAGCTCGTCCCCAATAACGAAACTCGGCGCACCAAAGATGTGTTTAGCCTTGGCCTGAGTAACTTGCTCGAACAAGGCAGCCTTGATCGCGGGGTCGCTTATCCGATCCATCAGATCAGTCGAAACGCCAGATTTGGTAAGGCACTCAACCAGAACCGCCGGATTCGATATATCACGACCGGAACCAAACTGCGCAGAATAGACAGTGCGTACAAAGGCTGCCCGTTGATCAGCTGGTTCGATCGCCAGCGCTAGCCTTGCTGCTTTCAAGCTGTTTTGCGGAAATGGCTCAGGCCGCCGAAAAGGTAAATCGCGCGCGGCGCAAAGCCGTTCCATGTCTCGCCACATGTACCGACCTTTTGCCGGGTAGAGGTTGAACGGCGAGTTGTTCCATCCCTGTTCAGCAAAGATCGGCCCCAGAAGGAATGGGTGCCATTCTATGGCAACTCCATATTCCGAAGCCGCCTGCTGGATACGCATCGCGCTGAGATAAGAATAGGTCGATGCGAAGTCGAACCAGAACTGCAGCTTCGCGGACATAAATTCACCTCAGGTGATGGCTTCCAGCTTCTCTTTGCTCAGATCGCCGGGCACGATAGTAATAGGAATGGGCAAACTTCCAGAGTTCCGGGTCAGTTGTGTCACCAACGGTCCGGGGCCTTTTTTGTCAGTACCTGCACCCAGAACCAATACGCCGATCTCGGGATCGGATTGGACATGTTCAATGATTTCGGCCACCGGATCGCCTTCACGGATTGCCAATTCGGGCTCGACACCCTGTTTGTCGCGCATCCATTTGGCGAACACCTCGAAATGGGCGTGAATACGTTCACGCGCTTCTTCGCGCATCACCTCGGCAACACCGATCCAGTGGTTGAATTCGTCCGGTGGAATTACCGAAAGAACCGTAACCCCGCCGCCAGTATGTGCCGCACGCATAGCGGCAAAGCGCATGGCGTTCAGGCATTCACGGCTGTCGTCCAGAACGACTAGGAACTTGCGCATGTTTGTCCTCGTTTGTTTTCGGGATCATGCCTCACAGGGTAAGCAGTGGCAACTGAAACAGAAAAGGAGCAGATCAGCAATTGCTTGCAGCCCAATCCCAGTACATCTCGCGTGTGCGACGGGCGATTGGGCCCACCTGATACTGGGTGTCATCCAGCGCGGTGATTGGCGTCACTTTGCTCATGTTACCGCTCATGAACACTTCGTCCGCGTCGTGAAAGTCATCGAAAGTCAGCACGGTTTCATGCACGGTTACCCCGTCGGCGCGCAGGTTTTTAATATGCCGCGCGCGTGTAATCCCGGCCAAGAATGTCCCATTGGGGATTGGAGTAAAAACCTCACCATCGCGCGCCATGAAGATATTTGCGGTCGCAGTCTCGGCTACATGCCCCATCGCGTCGGCCACAAGGGCGTTCGAAAAGCCCTTGCTGCGTGCCTCCTGCAACATCCGGGCATTGTTCGGATACAGGCACCCTGCCTTTGCATTGACCACAGCGGATTCCAGGACAGGGCGGCGGAACCGAGTGGTTGTCAGCGTCGCCGAGGCGGTTTCGGGTGCCATTGGGATTTCTTCAAGACAGATGGCAAAGCCAGTGCTGTTTTCCTGAGGGACGATGGCGGTGTGATCCCCGTCGATGCCCCAATACATGGGGCGAATGTAAACGGCGGTGTCAGGTGCGTAACTCTGTAACCCTTCGTGAACCAGATCGACCATCTGTTCGGTTGTTACAGAAGGTGTCAGCATCAGCGCCTCGGCTGAACGGTTCACGCGGGCACAATGGGCATCCAGATCCGGGGTCATTCCATCAAAGTACCGGGCACCGTCAAACACCGATGAGCCCAGCCATGCGCCATGGTCAGCAGCGCGCATGATCGGTGCGTCCCCGTCATGCCATTGGCCGTTGAAATAGGTGCGGATGTTTTTGCCGACTGCCATTGCGCCCTCCCTCAAGCTTCGGGGAAACCTAGGTTGGGGCTGACGCAAGGTCCAGCAGATTATCCGTGGTGCTGAGGCAGCGCTTCGCGTTTGACCATGGTGCGCAAAGCGAAGTTTGATCGTAGGTTTCGAATGCCCGAAATTTTCATAAGCCGGTTTTCCAGAAATGCATCAAACGCATTGAGGTCTTTGGCAACCACGCGCAGCAGAATGTCGCGTGATCCGGTCATAAGGTAGCATTCCATCACCTCGTCGCAGCGACGAATCGCCTTTTCGAAGGAATCGATGGCGTTGCGATCCTGTTTCTCCAACTCGACTGACACAAAGATTGTAACGCCGAATCCAAGCCGCTCGGGGTCGACCTGTGCGGCGTAGCCGGTGATAATCCCGTCCCGTTGCAGCCGATCCAAACGCCGTGCGCAGGGTGTCGGGGACAGCCCGACATGCTCCGCCAAATCGATGACAGTCATACGGCCATCGTTTTGAAGGGCGCGGATTATCTTGGAATCGATATCATCCATGGCGAAAAACTCCACAAAAGTTTTCAATTTTAGATGTTAGCACCAAAAATTTCCCTGATATAGTGACAAAAGGGTGAAAATCACTCGATGATAGGTGGCAAACTCTCGGAAGCACTCCGGAGGAGAAGAATGGACATCACCATCGTAGACGCGCCAGAGCACGAGCGCGTGGTCGAATTCAAAGATAACTCACTTGGTCTATTGGGCTACATCGCGATCCACTCAACGCAACGTGGCCCCGCTGCGGGCGGTGTGCGTATGCGCCCTTTCGGCCACCCAGCCGAGGCCCTGGACGATGCTTTGCGACTGGCAAGGGGCATGACGTTCAAGAACGCCGCGGCTGATCTGCCGCTCGGGGGAGGCAAGGCTGTCATTATCGGGGATCCTCATGAGGATAAATCACCTGAACTTTTGCAGGCCTTTGGGCGCGTGATTCAAGGTTTGAACGGTCTGTACTGGACGGCAGAAGATATGGGTATGACGCCTGCAGATATGGCGCATATCGGGTCTGAAACCGAATTTGTGGCTGGGCTGGCGGAAGGTGAGTTCGCCAGCGGTGATCCGTCTCCGATAACGGCGCGCGGGATATTCAATGCTATCCGGGTGACAGCGCAGCACCGGTTCAGGCTTTCTGGCCTTAAAGGCCTGACGGTATCGGTTCAGGGTCTTGGCCATGTAGGCGAGCATTTGTGCCAGTTGTTGCACGATTCTGGTGCGCAGTTAATCGTAACTGACATCGACACCCGGCAAGCGGCCCGCGTGGCCGAACGGTTTGCGGCACGGGTCGTTGCACCCGATGCGATCTACGGCGTTGAAGCGGATATCTTTGCGCCTTGTGCGATCGGCGGCATCCTGAACGAAACGAGTATTCCATTACTGAAAGTCGGCGCTGTGGCCGGAGGGGCAAATAATCAGTTGTCCAGAGATCGGGACGCGCAGTTGCTCCACGAGCGTGGCATTCTTTACGCCCCTGACTTCGTCGCCAATGGCGGTGGTATCGTGAATGTGGCGACGGAAATCCTGCGTGTCGCAGAGCGTGAAGCCTGGGTCGCCGGTAGGTTGCAGGCGCTGGAGCAGACGATGGATCGCATCCTGACACGGGCCAAAGCCGAGGCGGTCAGCCCGCACGAAGTTGCGGAATCCATCGTGCACGAGATGCTGAGCCTGCAGGCGGCATAAGGGCCGACGGAACGAAACGCCGCCCGAGAAAGGGCGGCGTTCTTTTTCGATTGCGATCGCGTGGTCAGGACTTGCCCGCGCCGACCATCCCTACAATCTCGTAGGTCTGCTGCAGAATCGGGGCCGCGATTGCACGTGCCCGTTCAGCACCTCGGGCGAGAATCTGATCAATCTCGGCCTCTTCGCCCATCAGGCGCGCCATTTCGGTTGAAATGGGTGAGAGTTTCGAGACCGCAAGCTCTGCCAACATTGGCTTGAACTCACCGAATTGCTTCCCGCCAACTTCAGCCAGCACTTGTGCGGCCGTCTGGTCGCTAAGCGCGGCATAGATATTCACCAGATTGCGCGCCTCAGGACGGTCTTCAAGGCCATCGACCTCCGACGGCAAAGCGTCCGGATCGGTCTTGGCTTTACGGATCTTCTTGGCGATGGCATCGGCATCATCAGTCATGTTGATCCGCGTCATATCAGACGGGTCTGACGACGACATCTTCCGGGACCCGTCACGCAGGTTCATCACACGGGGCGCAGGCCCACCGATGACCGGTTCGGTCACCGGAAAGAAATCGACGCCATAGTCATGGTTGAACTTGATTGCGATGTCGCGCGTCAGTTCCAGATGTTGCTTCTGGTCTTCACCAACAGGCACATGGGTCGCGTGATAGACCAGAATGTCTGCCGCCATCAGGGCAGGATAGGCGAACAGACCCAGCGAAGCATTCTGCGCATTCTTACCGGCCTTGTCCTTGAACTGTGTCATTCGCTGCATCCAGCCGATACGGGCGATGCAGTTGAAGATCCATGCCAGCTGTGTGTGCTCGGGCACCTGGCTCTGATTGAACAGGATGGATTTCTCGGGATCCAGACCAGCGGCAATGAACCCCGCGCAAACTTCGCGGGTCTTTTCACGCAGACGATCCGGATCTTGCCAGACAGTAATCGCGTGGAGGTCGACCATGCAGTAGACGGTCTCGTATTCCGGTCCCTGCATATCCACGAAACGTTTGAGTGCACCCAGGTAATTACCCAAGTGCAGGTTTCCTGAAGGCTGGATGCCGGAAAACACGCGCGGCGTGAATTGGGTCTCGGTCATCGAAGGAAACTCCTGTCTGGAAAAATCAGCCCCCGTCGCTTACCCATGAGGCCAAGGGACGTCAACAGCCGCGAAAGGCCAGCCCAATGAGCAGTGAGCATTATACACCGCCCGTGAACCCTCTGCCGCCGGTCGTGGTGGCGCTGGTTCTGTTCATCATCGGGATTGAACTGATCTTCTTGCTTGGCAGCAGGGGCTTGGTCGGAGGGCCGACTGCTGTTGGTTGGCGCTTGGATGCGTTGCAGCAATATACGTTTTCGCCCGATATATTCGATTGGATGGTCCAGAACGGGCGCTGGCCGTTCGAACACGTGATCCGCTTTGTCACATATCCCTTTGTTCAGGCCAATTTCACACAAGCTGTGTTCGTCTGCGTGTTTGTTCTGGCGATGGGGAAGATGGTGGCTGAGGTCTTTGGCAGCGTCGCCATGCTGATCATATTCGTCTTGTCCGGTGTCGGCGGAGCGTTGGCCTATGCAGTGCTGTTGAACCCGCCATATCCACTGGTTGGCGGGTTTCCTCCGGTCTACGGGCTAATCGGTGCGTTCACGTGGTTGCTATGGCGCAAGCTTTCTCTGGTGGGTGAAAACCAATCGCGCGCATTCAGCCTGATCGCGGTTCTTATGGGCATTCAGTTGCTGTTCGGTCTGATCTTCGGTGGGACCTCGGATTGGGTCGCCGATCTGGGCGGTTTTGCCACCGGGTTTGGTTTGTCTTTCTTTCTGGCTCCGGGTGGATGGGCGCGTATCCTTAGCAAAACCCGGCGGGATTGATGCGCTTTAGCTACGGCGCAGCGCTGTTCGGAATTCCGAAATCCTGAAGGCCCCCAAGAGGTGCCCCAAAAGGAAGTAGGCCACCGCCGCAGTTACAATGAGCACGATCAGCGCAAGGTAACGCCAGCCTGGTACGCCGAACGTCCAGCCGAAGAGGTTAATGGCCGTAAACAACACCACCCCCATGCCAGCCGATGCCGCCACGACCCGCCAGATCCGCTGTTTGAACCGGTCATCAAATCGGGCTTCGTCGCCCATTCTGCGCGCGCCGATTGCAAGCAGCGCAACCATGGCCCAGCCAGCAGTCGACGCTGCGATTGCGGGCGCAATCCACCCGACAATGGGATAAAGCCCAAAGGCAAGTCCGGCATTCACCACCATCGCAACCACTGCGTATCGAAACGGTGATTTGGTATCTTCGCGGGCGAAGAACAACGGTTGCAGCAGCTTTTGCAGCATGAATGCGGGCAGCCCGATACCATAGATGGCCACGGCCAAGGCGGTCGCCGCTGTATCTTCGGCGCTGAACTGGCCGCGTTGGAACAGGACCGAGACC
The Ruegeria sp. SCSIO 43209 genome window above contains:
- a CDS encoding rhomboid family intramembrane serine protease, producing MSSEHYTPPVNPLPPVVVALVLFIIGIELIFLLGSRGLVGGPTAVGWRLDALQQYTFSPDIFDWMVQNGRWPFEHVIRFVTYPFVQANFTQAVFVCVFVLAMGKMVAEVFGSVAMLIIFVLSGVGGALAYAVLLNPPYPLVGGFPPVYGLIGAFTWLLWRKLSLVGENQSRAFSLIAVLMGIQLLFGLIFGGTSDWVADLGGFATGFGLSFFLAPGGWARILSKTRRD
- a CDS encoding 2-hydroxychromene-2-carboxylate isomerase codes for the protein MSAKLQFWFDFASTYSYLSAMRIQQAASEYGVAIEWHPFLLGPIFAEQGWNNSPFNLYPAKGRYMWRDMERLCAARDLPFRRPEPFPQNSLKAARLALAIEPADQRAAFVRTVYSAQFGSGRDISNPAVLVECLTKSGVSTDLMDRISDPAIKAALFEQVTQAKAKHIFGAPSFVIGDELFWGDDRLDDAISYSAAI
- a CDS encoding NifU family protein, which encodes MFIQTESTPNPATLKFLPGQTVLEAGTADFPSVDAAEKSPLAKRIFGVNGVTGVFFGNDFVTVTKSDDVQWDHIKPAILGAVMEHYQSGQPVMGAGAETASGHAEHTGEDAEIVNQIKDLLDSRVRPAVAQDGGDITFHGFDRGVVYLHMQGACAGCPSSTLTLKMGIENLLRHYIPEVTEVRPVAV
- the trpS gene encoding tryptophan--tRNA ligase; its protein translation is MTETQFTPRVFSGIQPSGNLHLGNYLGALKRFVDMQGPEYETVYCMVDLHAITVWQDPDRLREKTREVCAGFIAAGLDPEKSILFNQSQVPEHTQLAWIFNCIARIGWMQRMTQFKDKAGKNAQNASLGLFAYPALMAADILVYHATHVPVGEDQKQHLELTRDIAIKFNHDYGVDFFPVTEPVIGGPAPRVMNLRDGSRKMSSSDPSDMTRINMTDDADAIAKKIRKAKTDPDALPSEVDGLEDRPEARNLVNIYAALSDQTAAQVLAEVGGKQFGEFKPMLAELAVSKLSPISTEMARLMGEEAEIDQILARGAERARAIAAPILQQTYEIVGMVGAGKS
- a CDS encoding universal stress protein; protein product: MRKFLVVLDDSRECLNAMRFAAMRAAHTGGGVTVLSVIPPDEFNHWIGVAEVMREEARERIHAHFEVFAKWMRDKQGVEPELAIREGDPVAEIIEHVQSDPEIGVLVLGAGTDKKGPGPLVTQLTRNSGSLPIPITIVPGDLSKEKLEAIT
- a CDS encoding branched-chain amino acid aminotransferase translates to MAVGKNIRTYFNGQWHDGDAPIMRAADHGAWLGSSVFDGARYFDGMTPDLDAHCARVNRSAEALMLTPSVTTEQMVDLVHEGLQSYAPDTAVYIRPMYWGIDGDHTAIVPQENSTGFAICLEEIPMAPETASATLTTTRFRRPVLESAVVNAKAGCLYPNNARMLQEARSKGFSNALVADAMGHVAETATANIFMARDGEVFTPIPNGTFLAGITRARHIKNLRADGVTVHETVLTFDDFHDADEVFMSGNMSKVTPITALDDTQYQVGPIARRTREMYWDWAASNC
- a CDS encoding Lrp/AsnC family transcriptional regulator: MDDIDSKIIRALQNDGRMTVIDLAEHVGLSPTPCARRLDRLQRDGIITGYAAQVDPERLGFGVTIFVSVELEKQDRNAIDSFEKAIRRCDEVMECYLMTGSRDILLRVVAKDLNAFDAFLENRLMKISGIRNLRSNFALRTMVKREALPQHHG
- a CDS encoding Glu/Leu/Phe/Val dehydrogenase, coding for MDITIVDAPEHERVVEFKDNSLGLLGYIAIHSTQRGPAAGGVRMRPFGHPAEALDDALRLARGMTFKNAAADLPLGGGKAVIIGDPHEDKSPELLQAFGRVIQGLNGLYWTAEDMGMTPADMAHIGSETEFVAGLAEGEFASGDPSPITARGIFNAIRVTAQHRFRLSGLKGLTVSVQGLGHVGEHLCQLLHDSGAQLIVTDIDTRQAARVAERFAARVVAPDAIYGVEADIFAPCAIGGILNETSIPLLKVGAVAGGANNQLSRDRDAQLLHERGILYAPDFVANGGGIVNVATEILRVAEREAWVAGRLQALEQTMDRILTRAKAEAVSPHEVAESIVHEMLSLQAA